The following are encoded in a window of Pseudomonas sp. St316 genomic DNA:
- the leuS gene encoding leucine--tRNA ligase, translated as MHEHYQPREIEAAAQSFWDEQKSFEVSEQPGKETYYCLSMFPYPSGKLHMGHVRNYTIGDVISRYQRMQGKNVLQPMGWDAFGMPAENAAMKNNVAPAKWTYENIAYMKSQLRSLGLAVDWSREVTTCKPDYYRWEQWLFTRLFEKGVIYRKNGTVNWDPVDQTVLANEQVIDGRGWRSGALIEKREIPMYYFKITAYADELLESLDELTGWPEQVKTMQRNWIGKSRGMEVQFPYDVASIGEAGALKVFTTRPDTLMGATYVAVAAEHPLATLAARNNPELQAFIAECKGGSVAEADVATQEKKGLPTSLFVEHPLTGEKLPVWVANYVLMHYGDGAVMAVPAHDERDFEFAHKYNLPVKAVVRTSAGDQTPAPWQDAYGEHGELINSGEFNGLDFPGAFDAIEVALIKKNLGASRTQFRLRDWGISRQRYWGCPIPIVHCDTCGDVPVSEDQLPVVLPEDVVPDGAGSPLARMPEFYECSCPKCGAPAKRETDTMDTFVESSWYYARYASPHYQGGLVEKSAADHWLPVDQYIGGIEHAILHLLYARFFHKLMRDEGLVSSNEPFKNLLTQGMVIAETYYRREANGAYTWFNPSDVELERDSKAKVISAKLIADGLPVEIGGTEKMAKSKNNGVDPQSMIDQFGADTCRLFMMFASPPDMSAEWSDSGVEGSHRFLKRVWRLAQAHVTQGLPGKLDVTGLNDEQKAIRRSIHLAIKQASHDVGQNHKFNTAIAQVMTLMNVLEKAAQGTEQDRALVHEGLEAVTLLLAPITPHISHELWNRLGHADPVIDARWPVVDETALVQDSLTLVIQVNGKLRGQIEMPAAATREEVEAAARANENVLRFVDGLTIRKVIVVPGKLVNIVAS; from the coding sequence ATGCACGAACACTACCAGCCCCGTGAAATCGAAGCCGCCGCCCAGTCGTTCTGGGACGAGCAAAAGTCCTTTGAAGTCAGTGAACAGCCAGGCAAGGAGACGTACTACTGCCTGTCGATGTTCCCTTACCCCAGCGGCAAGCTACACATGGGGCACGTGCGCAACTACACCATCGGCGACGTGATCTCCCGCTACCAGCGCATGCAAGGCAAGAACGTCCTGCAACCCATGGGTTGGGACGCCTTCGGCATGCCGGCGGAAAACGCCGCGATGAAGAACAACGTGGCCCCCGCCAAGTGGACCTACGAAAACATCGCCTACATGAAGAGCCAGCTGCGCAGCCTGGGCCTGGCGGTGGACTGGTCTCGCGAAGTGACCACCTGCAAGCCCGACTACTACCGCTGGGAACAATGGCTGTTCACCCGCCTGTTCGAAAAAGGCGTGATCTACCGCAAGAACGGCACCGTGAACTGGGACCCGGTGGACCAGACCGTACTGGCCAACGAGCAAGTGATCGACGGTCGCGGCTGGCGTTCCGGCGCGCTGATCGAAAAGCGCGAAATCCCGATGTACTACTTCAAGATCACCGCCTACGCGGATGAACTCCTGGAGAGCCTCGACGAGCTGACCGGCTGGCCCGAGCAGGTCAAGACCATGCAGCGCAACTGGATCGGCAAGTCCCGGGGCATGGAAGTGCAGTTCCCCTACGACGTCGCCTCCATTGGCGAAGCCGGCGCCCTGAAGGTCTTCACCACCCGTCCAGACACGCTGATGGGCGCCACCTATGTGGCCGTGGCGGCCGAACACCCGCTGGCGACCCTGGCTGCCCGCAACAACCCGGAACTGCAAGCGTTCATCGCCGAATGCAAGGGCGGTAGCGTCGCCGAAGCCGACGTCGCCACCCAAGAGAAGAAAGGCCTGCCGACTTCGCTGTTCGTCGAGCACCCGCTCACCGGCGAAAAACTCCCGGTATGGGTCGCCAACTACGTGCTGATGCACTACGGCGACGGCGCGGTCATGGCCGTGCCAGCCCACGACGAGCGTGATTTCGAATTCGCCCACAAGTACAACCTGCCCGTCAAAGCCGTGGTGCGCACCAGCGCCGGCGACCAGACCCCGGCTCCGTGGCAGGACGCCTATGGCGAGCACGGCGAACTGATCAACTCCGGCGAGTTCAACGGCCTGGATTTCCCCGGCGCGTTCGATGCCATCGAAGTCGCCCTGATCAAGAAGAACCTCGGCGCCTCGCGCACCCAGTTCCGTCTGCGGGACTGGGGTATCAGCCGCCAGCGCTACTGGGGCTGCCCGATCCCGATCGTGCATTGCGACACCTGCGGTGACGTACCGGTGTCGGAAGATCAACTGCCCGTGGTCCTGCCGGAAGACGTCGTACCCGACGGCGCCGGTTCGCCTTTGGCGCGCATGCCCGAGTTCTATGAGTGCAGCTGCCCGAAATGCGGCGCACCGGCCAAGCGTGAAACCGACACCATGGACACCTTCGTCGAGTCGTCCTGGTACTACGCCCGCTATGCCTCGCCGCACTATCAAGGCGGCCTGGTGGAAAAATCCGCGGCTGACCACTGGTTGCCAGTGGACCAGTACATCGGTGGCATCGAACACGCCATTCTCCACCTGCTCTACGCGCGCTTCTTCCACAAGCTGATGCGTGACGAAGGCCTGGTGAGCTCCAACGAGCCCTTCAAGAACCTGCTGACCCAAGGCATGGTGATCGCCGAAACGTACTATCGCCGCGAAGCCAACGGTGCCTACACCTGGTTCAACCCGAGCGACGTCGAGCTCGAACGCGACAGCAAAGCCAAGGTCATCAGCGCCAAGCTGATCGCCGACGGCCTGCCGGTGGAAATCGGCGGCACCGAGAAAATGGCCAAGTCGAAGAACAACGGCGTCGACCCACAGTCGATGATCGACCAGTTCGGCGCAGACACCTGCCGCCTGTTCATGATGTTCGCCTCGCCACCTGACATGAGCGCAGAGTGGTCCGATTCGGGCGTCGAGGGTTCGCACCGTTTCCTCAAGCGCGTCTGGCGCCTGGCGCAAGCCCACGTCACCCAGGGCCTGCCGGGCAAACTGGACGTCACCGGCCTGAACGACGAGCAGAAAGCCATTCGCCGCTCGATCCACCTGGCCATCAAGCAGGCCAGCCATGACGTCGGCCAGAACCACAAATTCAACACCGCCATCGCCCAGGTGATGACGTTGATGAACGTGCTGGAAAAAGCCGCACAAGGCACCGAACAGGATCGCGCGCTGGTTCACGAAGGCCTGGAGGCCGTGACGTTGCTGCTCGCGCCGATCACCCCACACATCAGCCACGAGCTGTGGAATCGCCTGGGTCACGCCGACCCGGTGATTGACGCCCGCTGGCCGGTGGTGGACGAAACCGCGCTGGTGCAGGACAGCCTGACCCTGGTCATCCAGGTCAACGGCAAGTTGCGCGGCCAGATCGAAATGCCGGCCGCCGCCACGCGCGAAGAAGTCGAAGCCGCTGCGCGGGCCAACGAAAACGTGCTGCGCTTCGTCGATGGCCTGACGATTCGCAAAGTGATCGTCGTACCCGGCAAGCTGGTCAACATCGTCGCAAGCTAA
- a CDS encoding YdcF family protein, which translates to MPFRYFIKQLLLPPGILLLLLALAWWWRHSRPRLARLCFAVGLGGFWLMSLPVVVQWSARALEREPPLLRSEWATLAQRADAIVVLGSGRERGDLAWGADQPTGVGLERQRYAARLAKASGLPVLTTGGLHYGTPPSEAKLMADSMLEDSGVNVRWQEGRSRTTWENAQMSAEILLPEGIKRVVVVTQAWHMPRSVWSFEHAGFEVVPAPVGFLGQDNARPLGGWMPEFKSIWQSGQLMNEAVGLVGYWLFYR; encoded by the coding sequence ATGCCGTTTCGCTATTTCATCAAACAACTTCTATTGCCGCCCGGCATTCTTTTGCTGCTGTTGGCGCTCGCCTGGTGGTGGCGCCATTCTCGGCCGCGCCTGGCCCGGCTGTGTTTCGCCGTGGGCCTGGGCGGTTTCTGGTTGATGAGCCTGCCGGTGGTGGTGCAGTGGAGCGCCAGGGCATTGGAGCGTGAGCCGCCGCTGCTGCGCAGTGAATGGGCGACCCTGGCCCAGCGTGCCGACGCCATCGTGGTGCTGGGTTCCGGTCGCGAGCGCGGTGACCTGGCCTGGGGCGCCGATCAGCCCACGGGTGTCGGCCTTGAGCGCCAGCGTTATGCGGCGCGGCTGGCCAAGGCGTCGGGCTTGCCCGTGTTGACCACCGGCGGCTTGCATTACGGCACCCCACCCAGCGAGGCCAAGTTGATGGCCGACTCGATGCTGGAGGATTCCGGCGTCAACGTGCGCTGGCAGGAAGGACGTAGCCGCACCACCTGGGAAAACGCCCAGATGAGCGCTGAGATCCTGTTGCCGGAAGGCATCAAGCGGGTCGTGGTGGTCACCCAGGCCTGGCACATGCCGCGGTCGGTCTGGAGTTTCGAGCACGCGGGGTTTGAAGTGGTGCCGGCGCCGGTGGGTTTCCTGGGGCAGGACAACGCCCGGCCACTGGGCGGCTGGATGCCGGAGTTCAAGTCGATCTGGCAATCCGGGCAGTTGATGAATGAGGCGGTGGGGCTGGTGGGGTATTGGTTGTTCTATCGCTGA
- the lnt gene encoding apolipoprotein N-acyltransferase, giving the protein MRWINRPGWPGNLLAVAAGAITTLALAPFDLWPLALLAVGLFYAGLRELSPRQALGRGWCFGFGLFGAGTSWIYVSIHNFGGASVLLAGLLMLLFIAAIAWFFALPAWLWARWLRRNEAPLADALAFAALWLGQEAFRGWFLTGFPWLYSGYSQLDGPLAGLAPLGGMWLISFTLALTAALLYNARRLIGTGRKGFIAAGVVLLAGPWVAGMALKGHAWTSPSGDPLSVAAIQGNIEQSMKWDPEQLNAQLALYRDMSFASKRVDLLIWPETAVPVLKESAQGYLDMMGSFAAERHSALITGVPIRQLVRHEKRYFNGITVTGEGDGTYLKQKLVPFGEYVPLQDILRGLIAFFDLPMSDFARGPADQPLLQAKGYQIAPFICYEVVYPEFAAGLSARSDLLLTISNDTWFGTSIGPLQHLQMAQMRALEAGRWMIRATNNGVTGLINPFGQITAQIPQFERGILYGEVVPMHELTPYLHWRSWPLIILCVLLLGWALMASRMAKTV; this is encoded by the coding sequence ATGCGCTGGATAAACCGCCCCGGCTGGCCCGGTAACCTGCTGGCCGTGGCGGCCGGCGCGATCACCACCCTGGCCCTGGCACCGTTCGACCTCTGGCCGCTGGCATTGCTGGCGGTCGGCTTGTTCTATGCCGGGCTGCGCGAGCTGTCGCCGCGCCAAGCCCTGGGCCGTGGCTGGTGTTTCGGCTTTGGCCTGTTCGGTGCCGGCACCAGTTGGATCTACGTCAGCATCCATAACTTCGGCGGCGCCTCGGTGCTGCTTGCCGGGCTGCTGATGCTGCTGTTCATCGCCGCCATCGCCTGGTTCTTCGCCCTGCCCGCCTGGCTCTGGGCGCGTTGGCTACGCCGCAACGAGGCGCCGCTGGCCGATGCCCTGGCATTCGCCGCGCTGTGGTTGGGCCAGGAAGCCTTCCGCGGCTGGTTCCTTACCGGGTTCCCGTGGCTGTATTCCGGTTACAGCCAACTTGACGGCCCGCTGGCCGGCCTCGCGCCGCTGGGCGGGATGTGGCTGATTTCCTTCACCCTGGCCCTGACCGCCGCGTTGCTGTACAACGCGCGCCGACTGATCGGCACCGGCCGCAAGGGCTTCATCGCGGCCGGCGTGGTGTTGCTGGCCGGCCCCTGGGTGGCCGGCATGGCCCTCAAGGGCCATGCCTGGACGAGCCCTTCGGGTGACCCGCTGAGCGTTGCGGCGATCCAGGGCAACATCGAACAAAGCATGAAATGGGACCCGGAACAGCTCAACGCGCAATTGGCGCTGTACCGCGACATGAGCTTTGCGTCCAAGCGCGTCGACCTGTTGATCTGGCCGGAAACCGCGGTGCCGGTGCTCAAGGAATCTGCCCAGGGTTACCTGGACATGATGGGCAGCTTCGCCGCCGAGCGGCATTCGGCGCTGATCACCGGCGTGCCGATTCGCCAACTGGTACGCCACGAGAAGCGCTATTTCAACGGCATCACCGTCACCGGCGAAGGCGACGGTACCTACCTGAAGCAGAAACTCGTGCCATTCGGCGAATACGTACCGCTACAGGACATCCTGCGCGGCCTGATCGCCTTCTTCGACCTGCCCATGTCGGACTTCGCCCGGGGCCCGGCCGACCAGCCGCTGCTGCAAGCCAAGGGTTACCAGATCGCGCCGTTCATCTGCTATGAAGTGGTCTACCCGGAATTCGCCGCCGGCTTGTCAGCGCGCAGCGACCTGTTGCTGACCATCAGCAACGACACCTGGTTCGGCACCTCGATCGGCCCATTGCAACACCTGCAAATGGCCCAGATGCGCGCCTTGGAAGCCGGCCGCTGGATGATCCGCGCCACCAACAACGGCGTCACCGGCCTGATCAACCCCTTCGGCCAGATCACCGCACAGATCCCGCAATTCGAGCGCGGCATCCTGTACGGCGAAGTGGTGCCGATGCACGAGCTGACGCCGTACCTGCATTGGCGCTCGTGGCCGCTGATCATCTTGTGCGTATTGCTGCTGGGCTGGGCGTTGATGGCGAGCCGGATGGCCAAGACCGTTTGA
- a CDS encoding HlyC/CorC family transporter → MSEDRSSNGQKSWLGKLTQAFAHEPKNRQELLELLRDAHQNKLLDSEALAIVEGAIQVADLQVRDIMVPRSQMVSIKATQTPREFLPAVVDSAHSRYPVVGESHDDVMGVLLAKDLLPLILQENGDSFNIKDLLRPATFVPESKRLNVLLREFRANHNHMAIVIDEYGGVAGLVTIEDVLEQIVGDIEDEHDVEEDSYIKPLPSGDFLIKALTPIENFNEFFDSQFSDDEFDTVGGLVMSAFGHLPKRNETTEIGSWRFRILNADSRRIHLLRLTPIAR, encoded by the coding sequence ATGAGCGAAGATCGATCGAGCAACGGGCAGAAGTCATGGCTGGGCAAGCTCACCCAGGCTTTTGCCCATGAGCCGAAGAACCGCCAGGAGCTGCTGGAGCTGCTGCGCGACGCACACCAGAACAAACTGCTGGACAGCGAAGCGCTGGCCATCGTCGAAGGCGCCATCCAGGTCGCTGACCTGCAAGTCCGGGACATCATGGTCCCGCGCTCGCAGATGGTCAGCATCAAGGCGACCCAGACCCCCCGCGAATTTTTGCCCGCCGTGGTCGACTCCGCTCACTCGCGCTACCCGGTCGTCGGCGAAAGCCATGACGACGTCATGGGCGTGCTGCTGGCCAAGGACCTGCTGCCGCTGATCCTTCAGGAAAACGGCGACAGCTTCAACATCAAGGACCTGTTGCGCCCGGCCACCTTCGTGCCCGAGTCCAAGCGCCTGAACGTGCTGCTGCGTGAATTTCGCGCCAACCACAACCACATGGCCATCGTCATCGACGAATACGGCGGCGTGGCCGGCCTGGTCACCATCGAAGACGTGCTCGAGCAGATCGTCGGCGACATCGAGGACGAGCACGACGTCGAGGAAGACAGCTACATCAAGCCGCTGCCCAGCGGCGACTTCCTGATCAAGGCCCTGACGCCGATCGAGAACTTCAACGAATTCTTCGACAGCCAATTCTCCGACGATGAGTTCGACACCGTCGGCGGCCTGGTGATGAGTGCTTTCGGGCACCTGCCCAAGCGCAACGAAACCACGGAAATCGGCTCCTGGCGCTTCCGCATCCTGAACGCCGACAGCCGTCGGATTCACCTGCTGCGCCTGACACCCATTGCCCGATAA
- the ybeY gene encoding rRNA maturation RNase YbeY, whose translation MLELDLQVACEHAAPSEAQFRQWCELALRQRSADSELTIRLVDEPEGRELNHTWRQKDYATNVLSFPADVPDELLDIPLLGDLVICVPVVEREAAEQDKTPEAHWAHLVIHGCLHLLGYDHIEDDEAEEMEALERTLLAELGHPDPYAGDEH comes from the coding sequence ATGCTTGAACTCGACCTGCAAGTGGCCTGCGAACACGCCGCTCCCAGCGAAGCCCAGTTCCGCCAATGGTGCGAACTGGCCCTGCGCCAGCGCAGCGCCGACTCGGAGCTGACGATCCGCCTGGTGGACGAACCCGAAGGCCGTGAACTGAACCACACCTGGCGGCAGAAAGACTACGCCACCAACGTGCTGTCGTTTCCCGCCGATGTGCCCGACGAACTGCTCGACATCCCACTGCTGGGCGACCTGGTGATCTGCGTCCCGGTGGTGGAGCGTGAAGCGGCGGAACAGGACAAGACCCCTGAGGCCCATTGGGCCCATCTGGTGATTCACGGCTGCTTGCATCTACTGGGTTACGACCATATAGAAGATGACGAAGCCGAAGAAATGGAAGCGCTGGAACGAACGTTGCTTGCAGAGCTGGGTCACCCCGACCCCTACGCCGGCGACGAACACTGA
- a CDS encoding PhoH family protein, with amino-acid sequence MNAPIEPHRFILEPFEARRFANLCGQFDEHLRLIEQRLAIEIRNRGNQFELIGEPKHTTSAENLLRRLYRETKGSELSPDTVHLFLQESAVEELDNHAPSEPAVALRTKKGMIRPRGLNQQRYVKEILGNDINFGIGPAGTGKTYLAVACAVDALEREQVRRILLVRPAVEAGEKLGFLPGDLAQKIDPYLRPLYDALYEMLGFEYVAKLIERQVIEVAPLAYMRGRTLNNSFIILDESQNTTVEQMKMFLTRIGFGSTAVITGDITQVDLPRGTKSGLNHVIQVLKDVPGISFTHFMPKDVVRHPLVQRIVEAYERFENREADDAAESKGTRHNA; translated from the coding sequence TTGAACGCACCCATCGAACCACATCGCTTTATTCTCGAGCCCTTTGAGGCTCGCCGCTTCGCCAATCTGTGCGGGCAATTCGACGAGCACCTGCGCTTGATCGAACAGCGCCTGGCCATCGAGATCCGCAACCGCGGAAACCAGTTCGAACTGATTGGCGAACCCAAGCACACCACCTCCGCGGAAAACCTGCTGCGCCGTCTCTATCGGGAAACCAAGGGGAGCGAGCTGTCGCCGGATACGGTCCACCTGTTCTTGCAGGAGTCGGCTGTCGAAGAACTCGACAACCACGCCCCGTCGGAACCTGCCGTGGCCCTGCGCACGAAAAAAGGCATGATTCGCCCTCGCGGCTTGAATCAGCAGCGCTACGTGAAGGAAATCCTGGGCAACGACATCAACTTCGGCATCGGCCCGGCCGGTACCGGCAAGACCTACCTGGCCGTAGCCTGCGCCGTCGATGCACTGGAACGCGAACAGGTGCGGCGCATCCTGCTGGTGCGACCGGCGGTCGAAGCGGGTGAGAAACTCGGCTTCCTGCCCGGCGACCTGGCCCAGAAGATCGACCCGTACCTGCGCCCGCTCTATGACGCGCTGTATGAAATGCTCGGCTTCGAATACGTCGCCAAGCTGATCGAGCGCCAGGTCATCGAGGTCGCGCCGCTGGCCTACATGCGCGGTCGTACGCTGAACAACAGCTTCATCATCCTCGACGAAAGCCAGAACACCACGGTCGAGCAGATGAAAATGTTCCTGACCCGCATCGGCTTCGGCTCCACCGCCGTCATCACCGGGGACATCACCCAGGTCGACCTGCCCCGTGGCACCAAGTCCGGGCTGAACCATGTGATCCAGGTCCTCAAGGACGTGCCAGGCATCAGCTTCACGCACTTCATGCCCAAGGACGTCGTGCGCCATCCGTTGGTGCAGCGCATTGTCGAAGCCTACGAGCGCTTCGAGAATCGCGAGGCTGACGATGCGGCCGAAAGCAAAGGCACTCGCCACAATGCTTGA
- the miaB gene encoding tRNA (N6-isopentenyl adenosine(37)-C2)-methylthiotransferase MiaB has translation MAKKLYIETHGCQMNEYDSSRMVDLLGEHQALEVTARAEDADVILLNTCSIRERAQDRVYSQLGRWRELKLANPEMVIAVGGCVASQEGAAIRDRAPYVDVVFGPQTLHRLPEMIDAARSTKLPQVDVSFPEIEKFDHLPEPRIDGPSAYVSVMEGCSKYCTFCVVPYTRGEEVSRPFDDVIAEIIHLAEHGVREVTLLGQNVNGYRGLTHDGRLADLAELIRVVAAVDGIDRIRYTTSHPLEFSDSLIQAHAEVPELVKHLHLPVQSGSDRILAAMKRNHTALEYKSKLRKLRAAVPGICISSDFIVGFPGETEKDFQQTMKLIEDVGFDFSYSFVYSQRPGTPAADLADDTPEELKKERLNALQHRLNQQGFEISRQMVGSVQRILVTDYSKKDPGELQGRTENNRIVNFRCDTPALIGQFADVHIDAAQPHSLRGSLVQ, from the coding sequence ATGGCCAAGAAGCTTTACATCGAAACCCACGGTTGCCAGATGAACGAGTACGACAGCTCGCGCATGGTCGATCTGCTGGGTGAACACCAGGCCCTGGAAGTCACCGCCCGCGCTGAAGACGCGGACGTGATCCTGCTCAACACCTGCTCGATTCGCGAACGCGCCCAGGACCGGGTGTATTCCCAGCTCGGCCGCTGGCGCGAACTGAAGTTGGCCAACCCGGAAATGGTCATCGCCGTGGGCGGTTGCGTGGCCAGCCAGGAAGGCGCGGCCATTCGTGATCGCGCGCCGTACGTGGACGTGGTCTTCGGCCCGCAGACCTTGCACCGCCTGCCGGAGATGATCGATGCGGCGCGCAGCACCAAGCTGCCGCAAGTGGACGTCTCGTTCCCGGAAATCGAAAAATTCGACCACCTGCCCGAACCGCGCATCGACGGCCCAAGTGCCTACGTGTCGGTGATGGAAGGTTGCAGCAAATACTGCACGTTCTGCGTGGTGCCCTACACCCGCGGCGAAGAAGTCAGCCGGCCGTTCGACGACGTGATCGCCGAAATCATCCACCTGGCGGAACACGGCGTGCGCGAAGTGACCCTGCTGGGGCAGAACGTCAACGGCTATCGTGGCCTGACCCATGACGGGCGCCTGGCGGACCTCGCCGAACTGATCCGCGTCGTGGCGGCAGTGGATGGCATCGACCGCATCCGCTACACCACGTCTCATCCGCTGGAGTTCTCCGACAGCCTGATCCAGGCCCACGCCGAAGTCCCGGAACTGGTCAAGCACCTGCACCTGCCGGTGCAATCGGGCTCCGACCGGATCCTTGCCGCCATGAAACGCAACCACACGGCGCTGGAGTACAAATCCAAGCTGCGCAAGTTGCGCGCGGCAGTGCCGGGGATCTGCATCAGCTCGGACTTTATCGTCGGTTTCCCCGGTGAAACCGAGAAAGACTTCCAGCAGACCATGAAGCTGATCGAAGACGTGGGCTTCGACTTCTCCTATTCCTTCGTCTACAGCCAGCGCCCCGGCACCCCGGCGGCCGATCTGGCGGACGACACCCCTGAAGAGCTGAAAAAGGAACGGCTCAACGCCTTGCAGCACCGTCTGAACCAGCAAGGCTTCGAGATCAGCCGACAAATGGTCGGCTCCGTCCAGCGGATCCTGGTGACCGATTACTCGAAAAAAGACCCCGGCGAATTGCAGGGACGCACGGAAAACAACCGCATCGTCAACTTCCGCTGCGACACTCCGGCCCTGATCGGCCAGTTCGCCGACGTGCACATCGACGCCGCGCAACCGCACTCCCTGCGCGGTTCGCTGGTCCAGTAA
- a CDS encoding DUF1820 family protein, translating to MTKREAPIYKVIFLNQGQVFEMYAKQIYQSDLWGFLEVEEFVFGERTQVVVDPSEEKLKAQFEGVVRSFVPMHSIVRIDEVERLGTPKISEARGAVGNVMPFPMPMPEK from the coding sequence ATGACCAAACGTGAAGCTCCAATCTACAAGGTGATTTTCCTCAACCAGGGCCAGGTGTTCGAAATGTACGCCAAGCAGATCTATCAAAGTGATCTGTGGGGTTTCCTGGAAGTGGAAGAATTCGTCTTTGGCGAGCGTACGCAAGTGGTCGTCGACCCGAGCGAGGAAAAGCTCAAGGCGCAGTTCGAAGGCGTGGTGCGCAGCTTCGTGCCGATGCATTCGATCGTGCGCATCGACGAAGTCGAACGCCTGGGCACCCCGAAAATCAGCGAAGCCCGCGGCGCGGTCGGCAATGTGATGCCGTTTCCGATGCCTATGCCTGAGAAGTAA
- a CDS encoding tetratricopeptide repeat protein, with the protein MNRTGRTLALGCLLLLQPLLANAQPGGNSLLIPALGRCTLNTQPQDLAPALDACQKAADAGDAQAQYELGEFYYEGKAAPRDLKQALDYFEKASLQGHAQAQFKLGGMFFHGEGVPANNVQAYIVLKMAAVNGAEEALDTADEVAEQMPRDELEVATQVLGQIFRKYLMELQNADGRTPFSPLP; encoded by the coding sequence ATGAACCGCACCGGCCGCACCCTTGCCTTGGGCTGCCTGTTGCTCCTTCAGCCGCTGCTGGCGAATGCCCAGCCAGGCGGTAACTCGTTGTTGATCCCGGCGCTGGGCCGTTGCACGCTCAATACCCAGCCACAAGATCTCGCACCGGCACTCGACGCCTGTCAAAAAGCGGCGGACGCAGGCGATGCACAAGCACAATACGAGTTGGGCGAGTTCTACTACGAAGGCAAGGCTGCGCCGCGCGACCTCAAGCAAGCCCTCGACTATTTCGAAAAAGCCTCGCTGCAAGGCCATGCCCAGGCGCAATTCAAGCTCGGCGGCATGTTCTTCCATGGCGAAGGCGTACCCGCCAACAATGTCCAGGCCTACATCGTGCTGAAGATGGCGGCGGTCAACGGCGCCGAAGAAGCCCTGGACACCGCCGACGAAGTCGCCGAGCAGATGCCCCGTGACGAGCTGGAAGTGGCCACCCAGGTGCTGGGACAGATCTTTCGCAAATACCTGATGGAACTGCAGAACGCCGACGGGCGTACGCCCTTCTCGCCGTTGCCCTGA
- the hemL gene encoding glutamate-1-semialdehyde 2,1-aminomutase, which yields MSRSETLFANAQKHIPGGVNSPVRAFKSVGGTPLFFKHAEGAYVTDEDDKRYVDYVGSWGPMILGHSHPDVLDAVRKQLVHGLSYGAPTAMETEMADLVCSIVPSMEMVRMVSSGTEATMSAIRLARGFTGRDSIIKFEGCYHGHSDSLLVKAGSGALTQGVPSSAGVPAAFAKHTLTLPFNDLEAVEQMLGEVGQEVACIIVEPVAGNMNCVPPAPGFLEGLRSLCDQHGVVLIFDEVMTGFRVALGGAQAHYGVTPDLSTFGKIIGGGMPVGCFGGKRKIMECIAPLGPVYQAGTLSGNPLAMAAGLTTLRLISRPGFHAELSDYTTRLLDGLQVRADAAGIPFVTTQAGGMFGLYFSGADDIVTFEDVMASDADRFKRFFHLMLDGGVYLAPSAFEAGFTSIAHGETELKITLDAAERAFAALK from the coding sequence ATGTCCCGTTCCGAAACCCTGTTTGCCAATGCCCAGAAACACATCCCCGGCGGCGTGAACTCGCCCGTTCGGGCGTTCAAGAGCGTCGGCGGCACCCCGCTGTTCTTCAAGCACGCCGAAGGCGCGTACGTCACCGACGAAGACGACAAGCGCTATGTGGATTACGTCGGTTCCTGGGGCCCGATGATCCTCGGCCACAGCCATCCGGACGTACTGGATGCGGTGCGCAAGCAACTGGTACACGGCCTGTCCTACGGCGCCCCGACCGCGATGGAAACCGAGATGGCCGACCTGGTCTGCTCGATCGTGCCGTCGATGGAAATGGTACGCATGGTCAGCTCCGGCACCGAAGCGACCATGAGCGCGATCCGCCTGGCGCGCGGTTTCACCGGTCGCGACAGCATCATCAAGTTCGAAGGCTGCTACCACGGCCATTCCGACAGCCTGCTGGTCAAGGCCGGTTCCGGCGCACTGACCCAGGGCGTGCCGAGCTCGGCCGGCGTACCGGCAGCGTTCGCCAAACACACCCTGACCCTGCCGTTCAACGACCTCGAAGCGGTCGAGCAGATGCTCGGCGAAGTCGGCCAGGAAGTGGCGTGCATCATCGTCGAGCCCGTGGCCGGCAACATGAACTGCGTGCCGCCGGCACCGGGTTTCCTCGAAGGCCTGCGCAGCCTGTGCGACCAGCATGGCGTGGTGTTGATTTTCGATGAAGTGATGACGGGTTTCCGCGTGGCCCTCGGCGGCGCCCAGGCCCACTACGGCGTCACGCCGGACCTGAGCACCTTCGGCAAGATCATCGGCGGCGGCATGCCGGTGGGCTGCTTCGGCGGCAAGCGCAAGATCATGGAATGCATCGCGCCGCTGGGCCCGGTCTACCAGGCCGGCACCTTGTCGGGCAACCCACTGGCCATGGCCGCCGGCCTGACCACGCTGCGCCTGATCAGCCGCCCGGGCTTCCACGCCGAACTGAGCGACTACACCACCCGCCTGCTCGACGGCTTGCAGGTTCGCGCTGACGCGGCAGGCATTCCCTTCGTGACCACCCAGGCCGGCGGCATGTTCGGCCTGTATTTCAGTGGTGCCGATGACATCGTCACCTTCGAAGACGTGATGGCCAGCGATGCCGACCGCTTCAAGCGCTTCTTCCACCTGATGCTCGACGGCGGCGTGTACCTGGCCCCGAGCGCATTCGAAGCCGGCTTCACTTCCATCGCCCATGGCGAGACTGAGCTGAAGATCACCCTCGATGCCGCCGAGCGGGCCTTTGCTGCGCTGAAGTAA